Below is a window of Lacibacter sp. H407 DNA.
TAGCATTGATATCTTACAGAATGAGCAATGGCAAACGATTTACTTAGGCACTGAGCCGATGGGTGATAGCAAAGTGATCAGGTTGCCACGAAATTATCAAACAACGAAGTTGCGGTTGAAGATACGAAAGGCAACAGCGCCGCCTTCTTTGTATGAGTTATCGGTGATAAAGCTGTTGTAAATGTTATAAACAGAGTTCTTGAAAATCTAAAACACAAACGATCAAACAGAAGAAGTTATGTATAGAAATTTTATTGTCCTGCTCCCGCTTCTTTTTGTTCAATATACTACAGAAGCCCAAAGCAAAAGCAAGCAGCCGAATGTGATCGTTATTCTTGCTGATGATCTTGGGTGGGCCGATCTTGGTTCGTACGGAAGTACATTTTACGAAACGCCCAATCTTGATAAACTTGCATCAAACGGAATTCGTTTTACACAGAATTACGCTACTTGTCCGGTATGCAGTCCTACACGTGCAAGCATGATGACAGGAAAGTATGCAGTGAAAACGGGTGTTACAGATTGGATAAAAGGACGGCAGGAAGATGGGAAAGCAATGCCGTATGAAAAATTAATAGCACAACCAACCGCATATCAATTGGCATTGGAAGAAAAAACAATTGCTGAGTATGCGTTGGAAAATAATTACAAAACTTTTTTCGCAGGTAAATGGCATTTAGGTGAAGAAGAAAAGTATTGGCCGCAATACCAGGGATTTCAAACCAATTTAGGAGGATGGAGTAAAGGTTCACCTACCGGACGAGTTAATGATACAACCGGTGGCTTTTTTACACCGTATAAAAATCCAACCTTACCAGATGGTCCAACTGGTGAATATTTAACCGACAGGTTGACCAATGAATGTTTGTCGTTTATAGAGCGTAATCAGCAAACTCCTTTCTTTCTAATGTATTCGTTATACGCTGTGCATAATCCATTGCAGGCACCAGCTGCATTAATTAAAAAATATCAGGAAAAACAAAAGGTGCTTGGCATTCAAAACAAAGATCGGTTT
It encodes the following:
- a CDS encoding sulfatase, producing MYRNFIVLLPLLFVQYTTEAQSKSKQPNVIVILADDLGWADLGSYGSTFYETPNLDKLASNGIRFTQNYATCPVCSPTRASMMTGKYAVKTGVTDWIKGRQEDGKAMPYEKLIAQPTAYQLALEEKTIAEYALENNYKTFFAGKWHLGEEEKYWPQYQGFQTNLGGWSKGSPTGRVNDTTGGFFTPYKNPTLPDGPTGEYLTDRLTNECLSFIERNQQTPFFLMYSLYAVHNPLQAPAALIKKYQEKQKVLGIQNKDRFAKDEDWMKYENGWRRRLVQDNPVYAAMIENMDWNIGRMLNMLKQFNLDDNTLVIFTSDNGGLSTAEGSPTTNGPLRAGKGWLYEGGIRVPLIMYWKGKIIAGTTSDLPVTTADLFPTIAKAINVNYRKEKNIDGDNILQLLNKPQAYQNRKLYWHYPHYSNQGGKPGSAIRSGNYKLIYNYEDESVELYDVVNDIAEKNNIASVNKKKTNQLRKKLQKWLKQNKALMPYKNTAYNPSAVAGAKKVHE